In Cicer arietinum cultivar CDC Frontier isolate Library 1 chromosome 7, Cicar.CDCFrontier_v2.0, whole genome shotgun sequence, a single window of DNA contains:
- the LOC101504108 gene encoding la-related protein 1C-like, translating to MAVNHSAVSSPWNQIVAAAATAAAPPPSSSPPPSAAVVHTSIVNSAPVDDSDNAAGGQNVNTVKRQVWNKPSNAASSSVMGAESWPALSESARSPAKSPLESVKAVTDSATLPSLQGTGSLLPSPQRQVRENATANNVAPGPTHQKPFRRGNSNLLSNGGHPPQMSAPQGSMVVPPGPHSHNHTPKDNPPRAGFVPNDHQQHRNSFRNRNGGPHQRGDGSHHHNYGGRRDQDRANQDWNTHRRNFNGRDNYMSPRFVPQFIRPPLPSPGQLYPPPPPPPIRSFGGSMGYHELAPPMLYIPPPMESLRGVPFVPPPMPPNAMYFQPQDLQLHTKIVNQIDYYFSNENLIKDIYLRKNMDDQGWVPLNLIAGFKKVKQMTDNFQIVSDAVRTSSVVEMQGDKIRRWNDWKKWIMPSTQLPNVAGSQNIGQLAEKVQSIALEATKNGAAGGLDVSQIRPPSDSNNKYLISTGENAGQIGIQVSD from the exons ATGGCCGTGAATCATTCCGCTGTTTCCTCCCCTTGGAACCAGATTGTGGCCGCCGCCGCCACCGCCGCTGCACCTCCTCCATCATCATCTCCGCCTCCATCTGCCGCTGTCGTCCACACTTCCATCGTCAATTCTGCACCGGTTGATGACTCTGACAACGCCGCCGGTGGACAGAATGTCAATACCGTCAAGAGGCAGGTTTGGAATAAACCCTCCAATGCTGCTTCCTCTTCTGTCATGGGCGCTGAGTCTTGGCCTGCGTTATCTGAATCCGCTAGGTCTCCGGCTAAATCGCCGCTTGAATCTGTGAAAGCTGTTACCGATTCGGCGACTTTGCCTTCATTGCAG GGTACTGGAAGCTTGCTTCCCTCTCCTCAGAGGCAAGTTAGGGAGAACGCAACTGCAAACAATGTGGCGCCAGGGCCGACTCACCAGAAGCCTTTTAGGCGTGGGAATTCAAACCTGCTTTCTAATGGAGGCCACCCGCCACAAATGTCTGCACCTCAAGGTTCCATGGTTGTCCCACCAGGGCCCCACAGCCACAACCACACTCCGAAGGACAATCCACCAAGGGCTGGGTTTGTGCCTAATGATCACCAGCAGCACCGAAATTCATTCCGGAACAGGAATGGCGGTCCACATCAACGTGGGGATGGGTCTCACCATCATAACTATGGAGGAAGGCGTGATCAGGACCGGGCAAACCAGGACTGGAATACTCACCGGAGAAATTTTAACGGTAGAGACAATTATATGTCTCCAAGATTTGTTCCACAGTTTATAAGGCCTCCACTTCCTAGTCCTGGTCAATTGTATCCCCCACCACCTCCACCACCAATTCGGTCTTTTGGGGGCTCAATGGGATATCATG AACTAGCACCTCCAATGCTATATATTCCTCCACCGATGGAGTCACTAAGAGGTGTTCCGTTTGTGCCACCACCGATGCCACCTAATGCAATGTATTTTCAACCTCAAGATCTTCAGTTGCATACGAAGATTGTAAATCAGATTGATTATTACTTCAG CAATGAgaatttaattaaagatatatatttGCGGAAGAACATGGATGATCAGGGCTGGGTCCCTTTAAATTTAATAGCAGGCTTCAAGAAA GTCAAGCAAATGACTGACAATTTTCAGATTGTATCTGATGCTGTTCGAACTTCATCTGTTGTCGAAATGCAg GGTGACAAAATAAGGAGATGGAATGATTGGAAGAAATGGATCATGCCTTCTACTCAGTTACCTAACGTTGCTGGCTCACAAAATATTGGACAGCTAGCAGAAAAAGTCCAAAGCATTGCTTTGGAAGCAACTAAAAATGGTGCAGCTGGAGGATTAGATGTTTCACAAATTAGACCTCCGAGtgattcaaataataaatatctgaTCTCCACTGGCGAGAATGCCGGTCAAATTGGCATTCAAGTTTCTGATTAG
- the LOC101504418 gene encoding uncharacterized protein: MAFTNYLPPLQFIIKPSPKPSPILFNFSSKLPNSTLHNNPSPFPSLRRIVKVKAKPKEPEVSVASDAFTQFKHLLLPITDRNPYLSEGTKQAIATTTALAKKYGADITVVVIDEQQKESLPEHETQLSSIRWHLSEGGLKDYNLLERLGDGSKPTAIIGDVADDLNLDLVVISMEAIHTKHIDANLLAEFIPCPVMLLPL, translated from the exons ATGGCATTCACTAACTATCTTCCACCGCttcaatttataataaaacCCTCTCCAAAACCTTCTCCCATATTATTCAACTTCTCTTCTAAACTCCCCAATTCCACACTTCACAATAACCCTTCTCCATTTCCATCCCTCCGCAGAATCG TTAAGGTTAAGGCAAAACCAAAGGAACCTGAAGTGAGTGTAGCTAGTGATGCATTTACACAATTTAAGCATCTTCTTTTGCCTATTACTGATAGAAATCCCTATCTCTCTGAAGGAACAAAACAG GCTATAGCAACTACCACTGCCTTAGCTAAAAAGTATGGAGCTGACATTACAGTTGTAG TTATTGATGAACAGCAGAAGGAGTCACTGCCTGAGCATGAGACTCAACTATCCAGCATTCGTTGGCATTTATCTGAAG GTGGATTGAAGGACTATAACTTGCTTGAGCGTCTTGGTGACGGGAGCAAGCCAACGGCAATTATCGGCGATGTGGCTGATGACCTTAACTTGGATTTGGTAGTTATTAGCATGGAAGCAATTCATACAAAGCATATAGATGCAAATTTGCTTGCTGAGTTCATTCCTTGTCCTGTCATGCTTTTGCCATTGTAG